Proteins encoded by one window of Eriocheir sinensis breed Jianghai 21 unplaced genomic scaffold, ASM2467909v1 Scaffold1585, whole genome shotgun sequence:
- the LOC126990360 gene encoding uncharacterized transmembrane protein DDB_G0289901-like isoform X3, with amino-acid sequence MNEPSNLWSRSHHGCQQNNLEHPPFLPPVVRDSLFCHTVCMSARHYIGLHYSLHNLYGLSETSATNAALQGVGARRPFMTSHSSFPGQGIDGGHWTDHYGGHWTDHYGGHWTDHYGGHWTDHYGGHWTDHYGGHWMDHYGGHWTDYYGGHWTDHYGGHWMDHYWGHWTDHYGGHWTDHYWGHWTDHYWGHWTDHYGGHWTDHYWGHWTDHYGGHWTDHYGGHWTDHYGGHWTDHYGGHWTDHYGGHWTDHYGGHWTDHYGGHWTDHYGGHWTDHYGGHWTDHYGDHWTDHYRGHWTGHYRGHRTDHYGGHWTDHYGGHWTDHYGGHWTDHYWGHWTDHYGGHWTDHYGGHWTDHYGGHWTDHYGGHWTGHYGGHWTDHYGGHWTDHYGGHWTGHVCSHCINMWHSTAA; translated from the exons ATGAATGAACCCTCAAACCTCTGGTCCAGGAGTCACCACGGCTGTCAGCAGAACAACTTGGAGCATCCGCCCTTCCTGCCGCCAGTGGTCAGAGACTCTCTCTTCTGCCACACGGTCTGCATGTCGGCAAGGCACTACATCGGACTCCACTACAGCCTCCACAACCTCTACGGACTGTCAGAGACGAGTGCCACCAATGC AGCCCTGCAGGGTGTGGGAGCCAGGCGGCCGTTCATGACTTCCCACTCGTCCTTCCCCGGCCAGGGCATCGATgggggccactggacagaccactacgggggccactggacggaccactacgggggccactggacggaccactacgggggccactggacggaccactacgggggccactggacggaccactacgggggccactggatggaccactacgggggccactggacggactactacgggggccactggacggaccactacgggggccactggatgGACCACTactggggccactggacggaccactacgggggccactggacggaccactactggggccactggacggaccactactggggccactggacggaccactacgggggccactggacggaccactactggggccactggacggaccactatgggggccactggacggaccactacgggggccactggacggaccactacgggggccactggacggaccactacgggggccactggacggaccactacgggggccactggacggaccactacgggggccactggacggaccactacgggggccactggacggaccactacgggggccactggacggaccactacgggggccactggacggaccactacggggaccactggacggaccactacagGGGCCACTGGACGGGCCACTACAGGGGCCACCGGACGGACCACTatgggggccactggacggaccactacgggggccactggacggaccactacgggggccactggacggaccactactggggccactggacggaccactacgggggccactggacggaccactacgggggccactggacggaccactacgggggccactggacggaccactacgggggccactggacgggccactacgggggccactggacggaccactacgggggccactggacggaccactacgggggccactggacgggccACGTGTGCTCCCACTGCATCAACATGTGGCACTCCACCGCAG cctga
- the LOC126990360 gene encoding uncharacterized transmembrane protein DDB_G0289901-like isoform X2 translates to MNEPSNLWSRSHHGCQQNNLEHPPFLPPVVRDSLFCHTVCMSARHYIGLHYSLHNLYGLSETSATNAALQGVGARRPFMTSHSSFPGQGIDGGHWTDHYGGHWTDHYGGHWTDHYGGHWTDHYGGHWTDHYGGHWMDHYGGHWTDYYGGHWTDHYGGHWMDHYWGHWTDHYGGHWTDHYWGHWTDHYWGHWTDHYGGHWTDHYWGHWTDHYGGHWTDHYGGHWTDHYGGHWTDHYGGHWTDHYGGHWTDHYGGHWTDHYGGHWTDHYGGHWTDHYGGHWTDHYGDHWTDHYRGHWTGHYRGHRTDHYGGHWTDHYGGHWTDHYGGHWTDHYWGHWTDHYGGHWTDHYGGHWTDHYGGHWTDHYGGHWTGHYGGHWTDHYGGHWTDHYGGHWTGHVCSHCINMWHSTAVG, encoded by the exons ATGAATGAACCCTCAAACCTCTGGTCCAGGAGTCACCACGGCTGTCAGCAGAACAACTTGGAGCATCCGCCCTTCCTGCCGCCAGTGGTCAGAGACTCTCTCTTCTGCCACACGGTCTGCATGTCGGCAAGGCACTACATCGGACTCCACTACAGCCTCCACAACCTCTACGGACTGTCAGAGACGAGTGCCACCAATGC AGCCCTGCAGGGTGTGGGAGCCAGGCGGCCGTTCATGACTTCCCACTCGTCCTTCCCCGGCCAGGGCATCGATgggggccactggacagaccactacgggggccactggacggaccactacgggggccactggacggaccactacgggggccactggacggaccactacgggggccactggacggaccactacgggggccactggatggaccactacgggggccactggacggactactacgggggccactggacggaccactacgggggccactggatgGACCACTactggggccactggacggaccactacgggggccactggacggaccactactggggccactggacggaccactactggggccactggacggaccactacgggggccactggacggaccactactggggccactggacggaccactatgggggccactggacggaccactacgggggccactggacggaccactacgggggccactggacggaccactacgggggccactggacggaccactacgggggccactggacggaccactacgggggccactggacggaccactacgggggccactggacggaccactacgggggccactggacggaccactacgggggccactggacggaccactacggggaccactggacggaccactacagGGGCCACTGGACGGGCCACTACAGGGGCCACCGGACGGACCACTatgggggccactggacggaccactacgggggccactggacggaccactacgggggccactggacggaccactactggggccactggacggaccactacgggggccactggacggaccactacgggggccactggacggaccactacgggggccactggacggaccactacgggggccactggacgggccactacgggggccactggacggaccactacgggggccactggacggaccactacgggggccactggacgggccACGTGTGCTCCCACTGCATCAACATGTGGCACTCCACCGCAG TAGGCTGA
- the LOC126990360 gene encoding uncharacterized transmembrane protein DDB_G0289901-like isoform X4: MNEPSNLWSRSHHGCQQNNLEHPPFLPPVVRDSLFCHTVCMSARHYIGLHYSLHNLYGLSETSATNAALQGVGARRPFMTSHSSFPGQGIDGGHWTDHYGGHWTDHYGGHWTDHYGGHWTDHYGGHWTDHYGGHWMDHYGGHWTDYYGGHWTDHYGGHWMDHYWGHWTDHYGGHWTDHYWGHWTDHYWGHWTDHYGGHWTDHYWGHWTDHYGGHWTDHYGGHWTDHYGGHWTDHYGGHWTDHYGGHWTDHYGGHWTDHYGGHWTDHYGGHWTDHYGGHWTDHYGDHWTDHYRGHWTGHYRGHRTDHYGGHWTDHYGGHWTDHYGGHWTDHYWGHWTDHYGGHWTDHYGGHWTDHYGGHWTDHYGGHWTGHYGGHWTDHYGGHWTDHYGGHWTGHVCSHCINMWHSTAG, encoded by the exons ATGAATGAACCCTCAAACCTCTGGTCCAGGAGTCACCACGGCTGTCAGCAGAACAACTTGGAGCATCCGCCCTTCCTGCCGCCAGTGGTCAGAGACTCTCTCTTCTGCCACACGGTCTGCATGTCGGCAAGGCACTACATCGGACTCCACTACAGCCTCCACAACCTCTACGGACTGTCAGAGACGAGTGCCACCAATGC AGCCCTGCAGGGTGTGGGAGCCAGGCGGCCGTTCATGACTTCCCACTCGTCCTTCCCCGGCCAGGGCATCGATgggggccactggacagaccactacgggggccactggacggaccactacgggggccactggacggaccactacgggggccactggacggaccactacgggggccactggacggaccactacgggggccactggatggaccactacgggggccactggacggactactacgggggccactggacggaccactacgggggccactggatgGACCACTactggggccactggacggaccactacgggggccactggacggaccactactggggccactggacggaccactactggggccactggacggaccactacgggggccactggacggaccactactggggccactggacggaccactatgggggccactggacggaccactacgggggccactggacggaccactacgggggccactggacggaccactacgggggccactggacggaccactacgggggccactggacggaccactacgggggccactggacggaccactacgggggccactggacggaccactacgggggccactggacggaccactacgggggccactggacggaccactacggggaccactggacggaccactacagGGGCCACTGGACGGGCCACTACAGGGGCCACCGGACGGACCACTatgggggccactggacggaccactacgggggccactggacggaccactacgggggccactggacggaccactactggggccactggacggaccactacgggggccactggacggaccactacgggggccactggacggaccactacgggggccactggacggaccactacgggggccactggacgggccactacgggggccactggacggaccactacgggggccactggacggaccactacgggggccactggacgggccACGTGTGCTCCCACTGCATCAACATGTGGCACTCCACCGCAG GCTGA
- the LOC126990360 gene encoding uncharacterized transmembrane protein DDB_G0289901-like isoform X1, whose translation MNEPSNLWSRSHHGCQQNNLEHPPFLPPVVRDSLFCHTVCMSARHYIGLHYSLHNLYGLSETSATNAALQGVGARRPFMTSHSSFPGQGIDGGHWTDHYGGHWTDHYGGHWTDHYGGHWTDHYGGHWTDHYGGHWMDHYGGHWTDYYGGHWTDHYGGHWMDHYWGHWTDHYGGHWTDHYWGHWTDHYWGHWTDHYGGHWTDHYWGHWTDHYGGHWTDHYGGHWTDHYGGHWTDHYGGHWTDHYGGHWTDHYGGHWTDHYGGHWTDHYGGHWTDHYGGHWTDHYGDHWTDHYRGHWTGHYRGHRTDHYGGHWTDHYGGHWTDHYGGHWTDHYWGHWTDHYGGHWTDHYGGHWTDHYGGHWTDHYGGHWTGHYGGHWTDHYGGHWTDHYGGHWTGHVCSHCINMWHSTAGTEAMQNYRQAQETAHGNPDNLCESLLK comes from the exons ATGAATGAACCCTCAAACCTCTGGTCCAGGAGTCACCACGGCTGTCAGCAGAACAACTTGGAGCATCCGCCCTTCCTGCCGCCAGTGGTCAGAGACTCTCTCTTCTGCCACACGGTCTGCATGTCGGCAAGGCACTACATCGGACTCCACTACAGCCTCCACAACCTCTACGGACTGTCAGAGACGAGTGCCACCAATGC AGCCCTGCAGGGTGTGGGAGCCAGGCGGCCGTTCATGACTTCCCACTCGTCCTTCCCCGGCCAGGGCATCGATgggggccactggacagaccactacgggggccactggacggaccactacgggggccactggacggaccactacgggggccactggacggaccactacgggggccactggacggaccactacgggggccactggatggaccactacgggggccactggacggactactacgggggccactggacggaccactacgggggccactggatgGACCACTactggggccactggacggaccactacgggggccactggacggaccactactggggccactggacggaccactactggggccactggacggaccactacgggggccactggacggaccactactggggccactggacggaccactatgggggccactggacggaccactacgggggccactggacggaccactacgggggccactggacggaccactacgggggccactggacggaccactacgggggccactggacggaccactacgggggccactggacggaccactacgggggccactggacggaccactacgggggccactggacggaccactacgggggccactggacggaccactacggggaccactggacggaccactacagGGGCCACTGGACGGGCCACTACAGGGGCCACCGGACGGACCACTatgggggccactggacggaccactacgggggccactggacggaccactacgggggccactggacggaccactactggggccactggacggaccactacgggggccactggacggaccactacgggggccactggacggaccactacgggggccactggacggaccactacgggggccactggacgggccactacgggggccactggacggaccactacgggggccactggacggaccactacgggggccactggacgggccACGTGTGCTCCCACTGCATCAACATGTGGCACTCCACCGCAG gcacagaagccatgcaaaactaccgccaggctcaggaaaccgcccatggaaaccccgacaacctctgcgagagccttttgaaatag